Proteins encoded by one window of Drosophila melanogaster chromosome X:
- the Arpc3B gene encoding Actin-related protein 2/3 complex, subunit 3B, isoform B, with translation MALLPLRTQVRGPAPTVDIPNDIIDESLYFWKSNIFFRTYEVKSEVDRVLIYITLYITECLKRLARCTSKSQGQQELYTLAISRFDIPGDAGFPLNGIYTKPEDPELMRQYFLQLRQETGNRLLEKVFDTPDGKPSKWWICFAKKKFMEKSLSGPGM, from the exons ATGGCCCTTCTACCACTACGTACCCAAGTCCGAGGACCAGCGCCCACTGTTGATATTCCCAACGACATCATCGATGAGTCACTCTACTTCTGGAAATCGAACATTTTCTTCCGCACTTACGAAGTTAAG TCGGAGGTGGACAGGGTGCTCATCTACATAACGCTCTACATCACGGAATGTTTGAAGCGATTGGCCCGATGCACAAGCAAATCGCAGGGTCAGCAGGAGCTCTATACGCTGGCCATCTCGCGGTTCGATATACCCGGAGATGCGGGATTTCCGCTGAACGGAATATACACCAAGCCCGAGGATCCGGAGCTGATGCGTCAGTACTTCCTGCAGTTGCGCCAGGAAACCGGAAACAGATTGCTGGAAAAGGTCTTTGATACTCCGGATGGAAAGCCGAGCAAGTGGTGGATATGCTTTGCCAAGAAGAAGTTCATGGAGAAGAGTCTTTCGGGACCGGGAATGTAA
- the Arpc3B gene encoding Actin-related protein 2/3 complex, subunit 3B, isoform A, with the protein MPAFHSEIEDFQASVGNMALLPLRTQVRGPAPTVDIPNDIIDESLYFWKSNIFFRTYEVKSEVDRVLIYITLYITECLKRLARCTSKSQGQQELYTLAISRFDIPGDAGFPLNGIYTKPEDPELMRQYFLQLRQETGNRLLEKVFDTPDGKPSKWWICFAKKKFMEKSLSGPGM; encoded by the exons ATGCCG GCATTTCACTCGGAAATAGAGGATTTCCAAGCCTCGGTGGGGAATATGGCCCTTCTACCACTACGTACCCAAGTCCGAGGACCAGCGCCCACTGTTGATATTCCCAACGACATCATCGATGAGTCACTCTACTTCTGGAAATCGAACATTTTCTTCCGCACTTACGAAGTTAAG TCGGAGGTGGACAGGGTGCTCATCTACATAACGCTCTACATCACGGAATGTTTGAAGCGATTGGCCCGATGCACAAGCAAATCGCAGGGTCAGCAGGAGCTCTATACGCTGGCCATCTCGCGGTTCGATATACCCGGAGATGCGGGATTTCCGCTGAACGGAATATACACCAAGCCCGAGGATCCGGAGCTGATGCGTCAGTACTTCCTGCAGTTGCGCCAGGAAACCGGAAACAGATTGCTGGAAAAGGTCTTTGATACTCCGGATGGAAAGCCGAGCAAGTGGTGGATATGCTTTGCCAAGAAGAAGTTCATGGAGAAGAGTCTTTCGGGACCGGGAATGTAA